One part of the Rutidosis leptorrhynchoides isolate AG116_Rl617_1_P2 chromosome 1, CSIRO_AGI_Rlap_v1, whole genome shotgun sequence genome encodes these proteins:
- the LOC139872834 gene encoding uncharacterized protein isoform X2 has protein sequence MQVFKVFKKANLDSLTVADRPKTAAELEVDKIKDTEFEEQLKSPERPTEGGNDDAAQPSSSDVEIIEGTPKPSGVKKTGKRTKRVWKRAAEDAETTASGEKSDKAVDAEEDDDEEEDEETHEDNTFETPPFTNPLTSTRIGTTQSSSSSHPPSVVPLSGLRSFLENPVNKSDSFVNFLKGNTIADLSSSLTAMTLKQSCQSTAAALVLLNHLVLHGLKMQEAQATLVDNTVQNASKLKRMKIDLNDANLKWKTIVDLAKKKEETLQLIEKKCVAERLEKEKVMEEKSKLLKEVEELKKLLEQERCLVDEKTVTAAASEKKFIDLKLGIPDLVQRVLKYDLVGKTFHEYLMASVENDISDAVEEIVNFLPNKPDPLPTVISKHIKPDAEVKLQAAMSEVSLLKIVSVKEVCEKEDAYVKDILEVPI, from the exons ATGCAGGTCTTTAAAGTGTTTAAGAAGGCCAATTTGGATTCCCTTACTGTTGCTGACCGGCCAAAAACTGCTGCAGAACTTGAGGTTGACAAAATTAAAGATACTGAATTTGAGGAGCAGTTAAAAAGTCCTGAACGGCCTACGGAAGGCGGCAATGATGATGCTGCACAACCATCTTCATCTGATGTGGAAATCATCGAGGGTACTCCCAAACCGTCTGGCGTCAAAAAGACTGGTAAACGCACAAAGCGTGTGTGGAAGCGTGCAGCTG AGGATGCTGAAACCACTGCTAGTGGTGAGAAGAGTGACAAAGCTGTTGATGCCGAAGAAGATGACGATGAAGAGGAGGATGAAGAAACACATGAGGATAATACCTTTGAGACTCCTCCTTTCACTAACCCATTAACTTCTACAAGAATAGGTACAAcacaatcttcttcttcttctcatccgCCTTCTGTTGTCCCTCTGTCCGGCTTAAGAAGCTTTCTTGAAAATCCTGTTAACAAATCCGACAGTTTTGTCAATTTTCTGAAG GGAAATACGATTGCTGATCTTTCTTCATCTCTAACTGCAATGACCCTTAAACAAAGTTGCCAATCTACTGCTGCAGCATTGGTACTTCTGAATCACCTAGTACTTCATGGTCTGAAAATGCAAGAGGCTCAGGCAACTCTTGTTGACAATACTGTCCAGAATGCCAGCAAGCTGAAAAGGATGAAAATTGATTTGAACGATGCTAACTTGAAATGGAAAACAATAGTTGATTTGGCGAAGAAGAAAGAGGAAACACTTCAGCTAATTGAGAAAAAATGTGTTGCCGAGAGATTGGAAAAAGAAAAGGTGATGGAAGAAAAGAGTAAATTATTGAAGGAAGTAGAGGAGTTGAAGAAGTTGCTGGAACAAGAAAGGTGTCTTGTTGATGAAAAAACTGTTACTGCTGCTGCCTCAGAGAAAAAATTTATTGATTTGAAGCTTGGTATTCCTGACCTTGTGCAAAGGGTATTGAAATATGATCTTGTTGGTAAAACTTTTCATGAATATCTTATGGCCTCTGTAGAAAATGACATTTCTGATGCTGTTGAAGAAATTGTCAACTTTCTTCCAAATAAACCTGATCCACTGCCCACCGTGATATCAAAGCATATCAAACCTGACGCCGAGGTCAAACTGCAGGCTGCAATGAGTGAAGTTTCTTTGTTAAAAATTGTTTCCGTTAAAGAAGTGTGTGAGAAGGAAGATGCTTATGTAAAGGACATCTTAGAAGTACCAATTTGA
- the LOC139872834 gene encoding uncharacterized protein isoform X1, giving the protein MSDNWRAGFAPVLHWKGCEEEMQVFKVFKKANLDSLTVADRPKTAAELEVDKIKDTEFEEQLKSPERPTEGGNDDAAQPSSSDVEIIEGTPKPSGVKKTGKRTKRVWKRAAEDAETTASGEKSDKAVDAEEDDDEEEDEETHEDNTFETPPFTNPLTSTRIGTTQSSSSSHPPSVVPLSGLRSFLENPVNKSDSFVNFLKGNTIADLSSSLTAMTLKQSCQSTAAALVLLNHLVLHGLKMQEAQATLVDNTVQNASKLKRMKIDLNDANLKWKTIVDLAKKKEETLQLIEKKCVAERLEKEKVMEEKSKLLKEVEELKKLLEQERCLVDEKTVTAAASEKKFIDLKLGIPDLVQRVLKYDLVGKTFHEYLMASVENDISDAVEEIVNFLPNKPDPLPTVISKHIKPDAEVKLQAAMSEVSLLKIVSVKEVCEKEDAYVKDILEVPI; this is encoded by the exons ATGAGTGACAACTGGCGTGCTGGTTTTGCACCAGTGCTACACTGGAAAGGCTGTG AAGAAGAAATGCAGGTCTTTAAAGTGTTTAAGAAGGCCAATTTGGATTCCCTTACTGTTGCTGACCGGCCAAAAACTGCTGCAGAACTTGAGGTTGACAAAATTAAAGATACTGAATTTGAGGAGCAGTTAAAAAGTCCTGAACGGCCTACGGAAGGCGGCAATGATGATGCTGCACAACCATCTTCATCTGATGTGGAAATCATCGAGGGTACTCCCAAACCGTCTGGCGTCAAAAAGACTGGTAAACGCACAAAGCGTGTGTGGAAGCGTGCAGCTG AGGATGCTGAAACCACTGCTAGTGGTGAGAAGAGTGACAAAGCTGTTGATGCCGAAGAAGATGACGATGAAGAGGAGGATGAAGAAACACATGAGGATAATACCTTTGAGACTCCTCCTTTCACTAACCCATTAACTTCTACAAGAATAGGTACAAcacaatcttcttcttcttctcatccgCCTTCTGTTGTCCCTCTGTCCGGCTTAAGAAGCTTTCTTGAAAATCCTGTTAACAAATCCGACAGTTTTGTCAATTTTCTGAAG GGAAATACGATTGCTGATCTTTCTTCATCTCTAACTGCAATGACCCTTAAACAAAGTTGCCAATCTACTGCTGCAGCATTGGTACTTCTGAATCACCTAGTACTTCATGGTCTGAAAATGCAAGAGGCTCAGGCAACTCTTGTTGACAATACTGTCCAGAATGCCAGCAAGCTGAAAAGGATGAAAATTGATTTGAACGATGCTAACTTGAAATGGAAAACAATAGTTGATTTGGCGAAGAAGAAAGAGGAAACACTTCAGCTAATTGAGAAAAAATGTGTTGCCGAGAGATTGGAAAAAGAAAAGGTGATGGAAGAAAAGAGTAAATTATTGAAGGAAGTAGAGGAGTTGAAGAAGTTGCTGGAACAAGAAAGGTGTCTTGTTGATGAAAAAACTGTTACTGCTGCTGCCTCAGAGAAAAAATTTATTGATTTGAAGCTTGGTATTCCTGACCTTGTGCAAAGGGTATTGAAATATGATCTTGTTGGTAAAACTTTTCATGAATATCTTATGGCCTCTGTAGAAAATGACATTTCTGATGCTGTTGAAGAAATTGTCAACTTTCTTCCAAATAAACCTGATCCACTGCCCACCGTGATATCAAAGCATATCAAACCTGACGCCGAGGTCAAACTGCAGGCTGCAATGAGTGAAGTTTCTTTGTTAAAAATTGTTTCCGTTAAAGAAGTGTGTGAGAAGGAAGATGCTTATGTAAAGGACATCTTAGAAGTACCAATTTGA